One Deefgea tanakiae genomic region harbors:
- a CDS encoding FAD assembly factor SdhE — MDEVELKRIIWRSRRGLLELDLQLERFVSDVLPTLSESELAVYEQVLMLPDWDFLEYVNGKSVCPDAQLAVMIERISAANSK; from the coding sequence ATGGATGAAGTAGAACTAAAGCGGATTATTTGGCGCTCACGTCGTGGATTATTAGAGTTGGATTTGCAACTAGAGCGTTTTGTTTCGGATGTTCTACCCACTTTATCTGAGTCTGAATTGGCCGTGTATGAGCAAGTTTTAATGCTGCCAGACTGGGACTTTTTAGAGTATGTCAACGGTAAGTCGGTGTGTCCTGATGCACAGCTTGCCGTGATGATTGAGCGCATCAGCGCCGCAAACAGTAAATAA
- the gltA gene encoding citrate synthase, with protein MDKKVTLTYNDGQNTLDFPILESTLGPDVVDIRKFSQTGMFTFDPGFLATSSCESKITFIDGDLGQLYYRGYPIEQLAEEADYLEVCYLLINGELPNAAQKAEFEKTVMSHTMIHEQLTAFFKGFRRDSHPMAMMVGVVGALSAFYQDSLDITNEEHRKVAIFRLISKIPTIAAMCYRYNQGLPFVYPRNDLSYTANFMHMMFSTPCEEYKPNPVLVRALDVIFTLHADHEQNASTSTVRLAGSSGANPFACIAAGIACLWGPSHGGANEAVLVMLDEIGSVENVPAFMEGVKAKTHKLMGFGHRVYKNTDPRANVMRRICHEVLNEMGLQNDPKFKLAMELEKIALEDPYFIERKLYPNVDFYSGIVQSALGIPVPMFTVIFALARTVGWISHWNEMISDPGMKIGRPRQQYTGAEKRDYVPMDKRG; from the coding sequence ATGGATAAGAAAGTCACGCTGACGTACAACGACGGACAAAATACGCTCGATTTCCCAATTTTAGAGAGCACATTAGGTCCTGATGTTGTAGATATCCGTAAGTTTTCACAAACGGGGATGTTTACTTTTGACCCAGGCTTTTTGGCAACATCAAGCTGCGAATCAAAAATCACTTTTATTGATGGTGACTTGGGCCAGTTGTACTACCGTGGCTATCCTATCGAGCAATTGGCAGAAGAAGCTGATTACCTCGAAGTATGCTACCTGTTGATCAATGGCGAATTGCCAAACGCAGCACAAAAAGCTGAGTTTGAAAAAACCGTCATGAGCCACACGATGATTCACGAGCAATTGACAGCTTTCTTCAAGGGCTTCCGTCGTGACTCACATCCAATGGCGATGATGGTGGGTGTTGTTGGCGCTCTGTCTGCGTTCTATCAAGACAGTTTGGATATCACCAACGAAGAGCATCGCAAAGTAGCGATTTTCCGCTTAATCTCGAAAATCCCAACTATTGCCGCAATGTGCTACCGCTACAACCAAGGCCTGCCATTCGTTTACCCTCGTAACGATTTGAGCTACACCGCGAACTTCATGCACATGATGTTCTCTACGCCTTGCGAAGAATACAAACCAAATCCAGTACTAGTTCGCGCACTCGATGTGATCTTCACATTGCATGCTGACCACGAACAAAACGCTTCAACTTCAACGGTTCGTTTGGCAGGCTCATCAGGTGCAAATCCATTTGCATGTATCGCTGCTGGTATCGCTTGCCTATGGGGCCCATCACACGGTGGTGCTAATGAGGCCGTATTGGTGATGCTGGATGAAATCGGTTCAGTTGAAAACGTACCTGCATTTATGGAAGGCGTGAAGGCGAAAACGCATAAATTGATGGGCTTTGGTCACCGTGTTTATAAAAACACCGACCCACGCGCCAATGTAATGCGCCGCATTTGTCACGAAGTCTTGAATGAAATGGGCCTACAAAACGATCCGAAATTCAAATTGGCAATGGAATTGGAAAAAATCGCTTTGGAAGATCCGTACTTCATCGAGCGTAAATTGTATCCAAACGTGGACTTCTACTCAGGTATCGTTCAATCGGCCTTGGGTATCCCAGTGCCGATGTTTACAGTGATCTTTGCTTTGGCCCGTACGGTAGGTTGGATTAGCCACTGGAATGAAATGATTTCGGATCCAGGCATGAAAATCGGTCGTCCTCGCCAGCAATATACCGGCGCTGAAAAACGCGACTATGTACCTATGGATAAACGCGGCTAA